The Lichenihabitans psoromatis genome contains a region encoding:
- a CDS encoding aldehyde dehydrogenase family protein, whose amino-acid sequence MGPGASIEVDDPGPAYARLRAAWDRAGGLSVQLRRDALARLRDGVRLRADAFVESIDTDFGGRARVETLVAEVAAVLRAVDYARPRLARWAANERVGLGLPFWPARAHIRKEPRGVVAILGPSNFPLQLTLLPLICALAAGCRVLVKPSELVPATADLMAAMLTETFSADEVAVLTGGPDLAVAMTRLPLDHLLFTGSTANGRRVMAAASDHLTPLTLELGGKSPVVVADDADLDKAARAIMAGKLMNAGQTCVAPDYVLVPRALRDRFLDAAKASAHALYPDPGMMSAVRGEPAQRRLADLTAGLTSVAMFDGPVTSSRIMPVLVLDPPLDAPIMRQEIFGPVLPVLAYDRLDDAIAIINDRPRPLALYWFGRDKASLRVLLDRTSSGTVAVNETVLHAAVDALPFGGIGASGFGAYHGQAGFEAFTHRRPVFVQSRFSITRLLQPPYGARAERIIAGMLK is encoded by the coding sequence ATGGGGCCGGGCGCGTCGATCGAGGTGGACGATCCTGGCCCGGCTTACGCTCGTCTGCGCGCCGCTTGGGATCGCGCGGGCGGGTTGTCGGTTCAGCTTCGCCGCGATGCGCTGGCGCGGCTTCGCGATGGGGTGCGCCTTCGGGCCGATGCGTTTGTCGAGAGCATCGATACGGATTTCGGCGGGCGGGCCAGGGTCGAGACCTTGGTGGCCGAGGTCGCGGCCGTGTTGCGGGCCGTCGATTATGCGCGCCCACGCCTCGCGCGCTGGGCCGCAAACGAGCGGGTCGGGCTCGGTTTGCCGTTCTGGCCGGCGCGCGCCCATATCCGCAAGGAGCCGCGCGGCGTGGTGGCGATCCTCGGACCGTCGAATTTTCCGCTCCAACTCACGCTTCTGCCCCTGATCTGCGCGCTTGCGGCCGGATGCCGCGTGTTGGTGAAGCCATCCGAACTGGTGCCGGCGACCGCCGACCTCATGGCCGCGATGCTGACCGAGACGTTTTCGGCCGACGAGGTGGCGGTCCTGACAGGCGGCCCGGATCTCGCTGTCGCCATGACACGGCTGCCGCTCGATCATCTGTTGTTCACCGGATCGACCGCCAACGGACGCCGCGTGATGGCGGCCGCGTCGGACCATCTGACGCCGCTGACGCTGGAACTCGGCGGGAAATCGCCCGTCGTCGTCGCCGATGATGCCGATCTCGACAAAGCCGCACGCGCCATTATGGCCGGCAAGCTGATGAATGCCGGCCAGACCTGCGTCGCGCCGGATTATGTGCTGGTGCCGCGCGCGCTCCGAGATCGTTTCCTCGATGCTGCCAAAGCGTCCGCGCATGCGCTCTATCCCGATCCCGGCATGATGTCGGCCGTGCGGGGCGAGCCGGCCCAACGTCGGCTCGCCGACCTCACGGCCGGTTTGACCAGCGTCGCCATGTTCGACGGGCCCGTGACGTCGTCCCGCATCATGCCAGTGCTGGTGCTCGATCCGCCCCTCGATGCCCCCATCATGCGGCAGGAGATCTTCGGGCCGGTCTTACCGGTTTTGGCTTACGATCGGCTCGACGATGCGATCGCGATCATCAATGATCGGCCGCGACCTCTGGCGCTCTATTGGTTCGGCCGCGACAAAGCGTCGTTGCGAGTGCTGCTCGACCGAACGTCGTCCGGCACCGTTGCGGTCAACGAAACGGTTTTGCATGCGGCCGTCGATGCTCTGCCGTTCGGCGGTATCGGCGCATCGGGTTTCGGGGCCTATCATGGGCAGGCCGGGTTCGAGGCCTTCACGCATCGCCGTCCGGTGTTCGTGCAGAGCCGTTTCAGCATCACCCGCCTGCTGCAACCGCCTTATGGCGCTCGCGCCGAGCGGATCATTGCCGGGATGCTGAAATGA
- a CDS encoding glycosyltransferase: MIFALVVLALAALPLVMTLLNVRLITTPPLPTTRPAVAILIPARNEERAIGRCVEAALANVQADIEVIVLDDASTDRTSEVVRAIALRDSRLTLAQAPPLPPGWNGKQHACSVLASLTDKPFLLFLDADVVLQPEAAARLASAKGVDLVSGVPRQEMGGALERMVVPIINALLLGYLPVGMMRRSRQVGLAAGCGQMMMVRAEAYHRTGGHAGIRRSLHDGLKLPRLFRAAGLRTDLVNGAALATCRMYQSPAALWTGFLKNATEGMAKPIALPIWTVLLFGGHVLPWLLLAVDLVSGVSWPVTGVTALACVLPLVARTIQSRVAGEPLSTVPLHPLGILVTLAIQWTALARRRFGRPTEWRGRAYLAEN; this comes from the coding sequence TTGATCTTTGCTCTCGTCGTTCTTGCCCTGGCGGCACTGCCGCTGGTGATGACGCTTCTTAACGTCCGCCTGATCACGACCCCGCCGCTGCCCACGACGCGGCCCGCCGTCGCGATCCTGATCCCGGCCCGTAACGAGGAACGTGCGATCGGCCGATGTGTCGAGGCCGCGCTTGCGAATGTTCAGGCCGACATCGAGGTGATCGTTCTCGATGATGCCTCGACCGATAGAACGTCGGAGGTAGTACGTGCCATCGCACTGCGCGATAGCCGCCTCACTCTGGCGCAGGCGCCCCCTTTGCCACCGGGATGGAATGGCAAGCAGCATGCCTGCTCGGTGCTGGCATCGCTGACCGATAAACCCTTTCTGCTGTTTCTCGACGCCGATGTCGTGCTGCAACCCGAAGCGGCGGCCCGTCTCGCTTCGGCCAAGGGCGTCGATCTCGTGAGCGGCGTGCCGCGCCAGGAGATGGGCGGCGCGTTGGAACGGATGGTCGTGCCGATCATCAACGCGCTCCTGCTCGGATATCTGCCGGTCGGGATGATGCGGCGAAGCCGGCAGGTGGGACTGGCGGCTGGGTGCGGGCAGATGATGATGGTGCGCGCCGAGGCTTACCACCGAACCGGCGGCCATGCCGGCATTCGGCGCAGCTTGCATGACGGCTTGAAGCTGCCGCGGCTGTTTCGGGCAGCGGGTCTTCGAACCGATCTCGTCAATGGCGCGGCGCTGGCGACCTGCCGCATGTATCAGAGCCCTGCTGCGCTCTGGACGGGCTTCCTGAAAAACGCCACCGAGGGAATGGCCAAACCGATCGCGCTGCCGATCTGGACCGTGCTTCTGTTCGGCGGTCATGTGCTGCCTTGGTTGCTGCTCGCGGTCGATCTGGTCAGCGGCGTGTCGTGGCCCGTGACGGGCGTCACCGCTTTAGCCTGCGTGCTTCCGCTCGTGGCTCGAACGATTCAGTCGCGTGTCGCGGGCGAGCCGTTGTCGACGGTGCCGCTGCATCCGCTCGGGATTCTCGTCACGCTCGCGATTCAGTGGACCGCCTTGGCGCGTCGTCGCTTCGGGCGCCCGACCGAATGGCGTGGGCGCGCCTATCTGGCTGAGAATTAG